A single genomic interval of Mangifera indica cultivar Alphonso unplaced genomic scaffold, CATAS_Mindica_2.1 Un_0010, whole genome shotgun sequence harbors:
- the LOC123205599 gene encoding myb-like protein X yields the protein MAREHETTSSSQQQQEQQRWGTLEELLLACAVNRHGIKSWDSVATEVANRSSSLASLTPESCKNKFRDLKRRFMASNEAESTSLVPLVDQLRQIRVQELRDEVQRHNVSIVSLELKVKRLEEEREKSLKAEEADLERERKASLEITAGKFSSADGDESVERENRSFNESNSMSQKAGETKRRKQQKNDVAEGEKKKEPKVKSEPDRDNDPVPFRTASEPDRDRDWSSNGKSNGNVYEDYEEEGEVDEDKRVSEEKMETVHKNGKTSGLSESNELWDDSNREGKEVGVESQQTSDVQSSASLSKNKKRRRSSSVEEPDAVEVSPATKKVLAVKSEPLVRFLDIIRSQWLGLHFERRLRSQESERYKKLIRQHIDLQTIQSRLDRGLYSDCFQRFFRDLLLLFNNFIIFVRQSSQEHAAAQQLRALVTKEMTAKLRKPQTPAVKPEPEQQQQQKPRKELPVALSKPSRASTMVVCGKRSSAKAALENAACRKGNKKEREIEEKAKVTEKKINGSFVGIEEKGIKKNRSNERSVSGQRNLRTNSKGGGEVKHQYGGNELSSHDSLEVKMEKKEIALRKKQGAASFLKRMKQNSPSEVVENDSGDDNDKEEEGEEEEKESKDNRVKEEAKKRKGKKRVVGKDRVIKSSMGRGVREESRRTKRGVGRPSKRSVSESLPKKFVAVRLPEMAEKRRRDNGESEAGVGGGSTRSRKRTRR from the exons ATGGCTAGAGAACACGAAACGACGTCGTCCTCGCAACAGCAACAAGAACAGCAGCGGTGGGGTACGTTGGAGGAGTTATTGTTAGCGTGCGCCGTGAACCGTCACGGGATCAAGAGTTGGGACTCCGTAGCTACGGAAGTAGCCAACAGAAGTTCGAGCCTGGCGTCGCTCACTCCAGAGAGCTGTAAGAACAAGTTTCGTGATCTTAAGCGACGGTTCATGGCTTCAAACGAAGCCGAATCAACTAGTTTGGTTCCGCTTGTTGACCAGCTCAGACAAATTCGCGTTCAGGAGTTGCGCGACGAGGTTCAACGACACAACGTCTCGATTGt GTCTTTGGAATTGAAGGTGAAAAGATTAGAGGAGGAGAGAGAGAAGAGCTTGAAGGCGGAGGAAGCAGATCTGGAGAGAGAAAGGAAAGCCTCGCTGGAGATCACCGCTGGTAAATTCTCCTCCGCGGACGGCGACGAATCCGTCGAGCGCGAGAACCGATCTTTCAACGAATCCAATTCCATGAGTCAAAAAGCAGGGGAAACTAAGCGCAGGAAACAACAAAAAAACGACGTCGCGGaaggagagaagaagaaagaaccGAAAGTAAAATCTGAACCGGACAGAGATAACGATCCGGTTCCGTTTCGAACCGCAAGTGAACCAGACCGGGATCGAGATTGGTCCTCAAACGGTAAATCAAACGGAAATGTCTACGAGGACTATGAAGAAGAAGGTGAGGTGGATGAAGATAAAAGGGTGTCGGAGGAGAAAATGGAAACTGTTCATAAAAATGGTAAAACGAGTGGACTCAGTGAGTCAAACGAGTTGTGGGACGATTCAAACAGGGAGGGAAAAGAAGTTGGGGTGGAGTCCCAGCAGACAAGTGATGTACAGAGCTCGGCTAGTTTGTCAAAGAATAAAAAACGGCGTCGTAGTAGTAGTGTCGAGGAGCCCGATGCTGTGGAGGTTTCTCCCGCCACGAAGAAGGTGTTGGCTGTGAAATCTGAGCCATTAGTTAGGTTTCTTGATATCATACGGTCACAATGGCTCGGCTTACACTTTGAGCGGCGGCTTCGGAGCCAG GAATCTGAAAGGTACAAGAAGTTGATAAGGCAACACATAGATCTTCAAACAATTCAATCCAGGCTTGACAGAGGACTTTATTCTGACTGTTTTCAAAGATTCTTCAGGGATCTCTTACTCTTGTTCAACAATTTCATAATATTCGTCAGACAAAGCTCTCAAGAACATGCTGCTGCACAACAACTTCGGGCTCTTGTCACCAAGGAAATGACTGCCAAGTTAAGGAAACCACAAACTCCTGCTGTTAAACCTGAGCCTGAACAACAACAGCAGCAAAAACCTCGAAAAGAACTACCTGTCGCACTTTCAAAACCTAGCAGAGCTTCCACCATGGTGGTGTGTGGTAAGCGAAGCTCTGCAAAAGCAGCTTTGGAGAATGCTGCTTGTAGAAAAGGCAATAAAAAGGAGAGGGAAATCGAGGAAAAAGCGAAGGTGACTGAGAAGAAGATCAATGGTTCTTTTGTTGGTATTGAGGAGAAGGGTATAAAGAAGAATAGGAGTAATGAAAGATCGGTTTCGGGGCAGAGAAATTTGAGAACTAACAGCAAGGGAGGAGGAGAGGTTAAGCATCAATATGGTGGTAATGAGCTTAGCTCTCATGATTCCTTAGAGGTTAAGATGGAGAAGAAAGAGATTGCCCTGAGAAAGAAGCAAGGGGCAGCAAGCTTCTTGAAAAGAATGAAGCAAAATTCACCCAGTGAAGTGGTGGAAAACGACAGTGGCGATGACAATGACAAGGAGGAGGAGggggaggaggaggagaaggagAGCAAAGATAATAGAGTAAAAGAGGAGGCAAAAAAGAGGAAGGGGAAGAAGAGAGTTGTAGGAAAAGATAGGGTTATAAAGAGTTCAATGGGAAGAGGGGTGAGAGAAGAAAGTAGAAGAACGAAGAGAGGGGTTGGCCGGCCATCGAAAAGATCGGTGTCGGAAAGTCTGCCAAAAAAATTCGTAGCGGTGAGGCTGCCAGAGATGGCAGAAAAGAGACGGAGAGACAATGGTGAGAGTGAGGCTGGAGTGGGCGGTGGAAGTACCAGATCTAGGAAAAGAACAAGGAGGTGA
- the LOC123205621 gene encoding non-structural maintenance of chromosomes element 4 homolog A-like produces the protein MRKAAKREPANTSGSSRERVSDNAEQLRSVKREKVSHSRVDLGADDESTQASQQDTVQRRVLRSKYLAVMNKINDQRDDLSRIDSQKFNTIINEVENLHQLVQKPREQVTDAEALLDIANTLVSSVQSQSNAGVTPTDFVSCLISEFGQSNGRRLASQENTQISINWEDIGLAISPFLSTCHGCCTMIGPMNSEVKQRKKIADRRKHEKPTQAARPEEVDSTEAEKKTDTDKNMSIMFEILRRKKRVRLESLILNRMSFAQTVENMFALSFLVKDGRIEITVDENGSHIVAPRNAPSANAVMSGDVTYKHFVFRFDYKDWKLMMDAVPAGEELMPHREKSNSYGVPQAEPAALISQAAALCTTPIKKLSRNRGLVIREESVVEDSPELEDAVAGRRATNMLRCKRKLI, from the exons ATGAGAAAAGCAGCGAAGCGAGAGCCGGCCAACACTAGTGGTAGTAGTAGAGAACGAGTTAGCGACAATGCGGAGCAACTCAGGTCCGTGAAGCGCGAGAAAGTGAGTCATAGCCGAGTCGATTTGGGCGCCGATGATGAGTCGACTCAGGCGAGTCAACAAGATACGGTCCAGCGTAGAGTTCTTCGGTCGAAGTACCTCGCTGTAATGAACAAGATCAACG ATCAACGGGATGATTTGTCGAGAATAGATTCTCAGAAGTTCAACACAATCATTAACGAAGTTGAGAATTTGCATCAATTAG TGCAGAAGCCAAGGGAACAGGTAACAGATGCAGAAGCACTGTTGGATATTGCTAATACATTGGTGTCTTCTGTCCAGTCACAATCCAATGCGGGAGTAACACCAACTGATTTTGTCAGTTGTTTGATATCTGAGTTTGGGCAATCCAATGGTAGGAGATTAGCCTCCCAAGAAAATACCCAAATATCAATCAATTGGGAAGATATTGGTCTTGCTATTTCGCCGTTTTTATCAACATGCCATGGTTGTTGCACCAT GATTGGGCCTATGAATAGTGAGGTTAAACAAAGGAAGAAGATTGCTGATCGCAGAAAGCATGAAAAGCCTACTCAAGCTGCAAGACCCGAGGAG GTTGATAGCACTGAGGCAGAGAAGAAAACAGATACAGATAAGAATATGTCAATAATGTTTGAGAtcttaagaaggaaaaaacgTGTTAGACTTGAAAGTTTAATTCTAAATAGAATGTCATTTGCTCAGACTGTTGAGAACATGTTTGCCCTGTCATTCTTAGTTAAAGATGGTCGCATTGAAATAACTGTTGATGAAAATGGCTCTCATATAGTTG cACCTAGGAATGCGCCAAGTGCCAATGCTGTCATGTCTGGCGATGTTACATATAAGCATTTTGTCTTCAgatttgattataaggattgGAAG tTAATGATGGATGCGGTACCTGCTGGGGAGGAGCTGATGCCGCATAGggaaaaatcaaactcttatgGTGTTCCTCAGGCAGAACCAGCAGCATTAATCTCTCAAGCAGCAGCATTATGCACAACCCCAATCAAGAAATTATCCAGGAACCGTGGCTTGGTAATAAGAGAAGAATCAGTTGTCGAAGATTCACCTGAACTTGAAGATGCAGTTGCTGGTAGAAGAGCCACCAATATGCTAAGGTGTAAGCGTAAACTC